In one Arachis duranensis cultivar V14167 chromosome 9, aradu.V14167.gnm2.J7QH, whole genome shotgun sequence genomic region, the following are encoded:
- the LOC107468017 gene encoding protein indeterminate-domain 4, chloroplastic, which translates to MATNRFICEVCNKGFQREQNLQLHRRGHNLPWKLKQKTNKEPKRKVYLCPEPTCVHHDPSRALGDLTGIKKHYSRKHGEKKWKCDKCSKKYAVQSDWKAHSKTCGTREYRCDCGTLFSRRDSFITHRAFCDALAQESARHPNGTMNPLGGTHLYATNTNHMTLGLSQLGTQISQFQNHQSGATHGSGGGGILRLGSAGAAKFEHLIPPLSHQSSSFGHSPQSSLTNPSPFFINDPNQAFEDNNQTHQQGSLFSSKQLHGLMQLPDLQGNTTNTNSNNSSNLFNLSFFPNNNNSSGTIIPDQFNSNQQGTTTSTLYGDQVGSGLSSLFGNSSSLQHENVSPHMSATALLQKAAQMGPTTTTNNNNGSSILRGMCSSSSNKSERELVVSDHVAFGSDQRRSSMENDHHHQQHLHGLMNSIASNVGNTTTSSIFDNVHQGNDDNNNNLSHHHHHHHHHQFHQSLEDSSNTNKLPQNHLGVSFGGSDKLTLDFLGVGGMVRNINTGATTHAFSQTHREQQQQGMMSTLSSLDSDLKSAQSATPSHRF; encoded by the exons ATGGCAACAAACAGGTTCATATGCGAGGTATGCAACAAAGGGTTCCAAAGGGAGCAAAACCTACAGCTACACAGAAGAGGACACAACCTACCATGGAAGCTGAAGCAGAAGACGAACAAAGAGCCAAAGAGAAAGGTTTATCTGTGCCCCGAACCCACGTGTGTCCACCACGACCCTTCCAGGGCCTTGGGAGACCTCACTGGGATCAAGAAGCATTACTCTCGCAAGCATGGCGAGAAGAAGTGGAAGTGTGACAAGTGTTCTAAGAAATATGCTGTTCAATCCGATTGGAAGGCTCATTCTAAAACTTGCGGAACCAGAGAGTATAGATGCGATTGTGGCACTCTCTTCTCTAG ACGTGACAGTTTCATCACTCATAGGGCCTTCTGTGATGCCctagctcaagaaagtgcaaGGCACCCAAATGGCACCATGAACCCTTTGGGAGGGACACATTTGTATGCCACAAACACAAACCACATGACCTTAGGCCTCTCCCAATTAGGCACCCAAATCTCCCAATTCCAGAATCACCAAAGTGGCGCCACTCACGGCAGCGGCGGCGGCGGCATCCTCCGTCTCGGGAGCGCCGGGGCAGCCAAATTCGAGCACTTAATCCCGCCTTTAAGCCATCAGTCTTCATCATTTGGACACTCACCCCAATCATCACTCACTAATCCCTCACCTTTCTTCATCAATGACCCAAATCAAGCATTTGAAGACAACAACCAAACTCATCAACAAGGTTCATTATTCTCAAGCAAGCAATTACATGGTCTAATGCAACTTCCTGATCTTCAAGGAAACACCACCAACACCAACTCTAATAATTCTTCCAATCTTTTCAACCTTAGCTTCTTCCcaaacaacaacaatagcaGTGGAACCATCATCCCTGACCAATTCAATAGTAACCAACAAggaacaacaacatcaacactCTACGGTGACCAAGTTGGTTCAGGTTTGTCTTCACTCTTTGGAAATTCATCTTCATTGCAACATGAGAACGTGTCCCCTCATATGTCAGCCACTGCATTGCTTCAGAAAGCTGCACAAATGGGTCCAACTACCACcaccaacaataataatggttcTTCTATCCTTAGGGGAATGTGTAGTAGTTCCTCAAACAAATCCGAAAGGGAACTTGTTGTCTCTGATCATGTTGCATTTGGAAGTGATCAAAGAAGATCAAGCATGGAAAATGATCATCACCACCAGCAACACCTTCATGGGTTGATGAACTCCATTGCCAGTAATGTAGGAAACACTACTACTAGTTCCATATTTGACAATGTGCATCAAGGGAATGATGataacaacaacaacctcagtcatcatcatcatcatcatcatcatcatcagtttCATCAGAGCCTAGAGGATTCTAGTAACACCAATAAGCTTCCTCAGAATCATCTTGGGGTCAGTTTTGGAGGGTCTGATAAGTTGACATTGGATTTTCTTGGAGTTGGAGGAATGGTAAGAAACATCAACACTGGTGCAACAACACacgcattttcacaaacacatagagaGCAACAACAACAAGGAATGATGAGTACCTtgagttctttggattcggacCTGAAATCAGCACAATCAGCCACACCAAGCCACCGTTTTTGA